TTGAATGCACGCTTACCGTTTATATTGATAATTTGAAACTCTGAAAGACTAGTTTTTTTAATTATTCCTAATTTTGTTGCAGTGAATAAGTACTTGTCATCGCTGTATTCATCAACAGCAAGCATTGAGATGACTTTTTCGCCTTCATCAACTTTAAGTCTAGGAATTATGTTAATAAATGAAGTTCCTTTTGATTGTCTATTTAATTCAGGAATTTCATGAGCACGAATTCTATAAACTCGCCCATGGTTTGTGAAGATGAGTAAGTCTGTATGGGTTGTTGTTGTGATAATTGATGAAATATCATCATCATTATATGTTTTCATTGTTGTTATACCAACGCCACCACGTCTTTGAGTCTTGTACTCTTCTAAATCAATTCTCTTTACATAGCCCTTTGTGCTAGTTGTTATAACAATATCTCTTTTGCTGATTAAATCTTCATCATTAATTGATGCACTAATATTTTTATCAATTACTGTTCTACGCTCATCAGCATATTTGTTTTTGATTTCAGTTAATTCATCAATGATTAGCTCAATTAATAAGTCTCTGTTAGCTAAAATGTTGGTAATTCTTTCAATTTCAGCAGCTAAATTTTGCATTTCTTCAATCATGCTATCAACAGCTAGACCAGTTAGTCTACCTAAACGCATGTCAACAATAGCTTTTGTTTGTTTTTCACTTAAATCAAACCTTGTTGATAGATTACTTTGTGCATCTTGATCAGTTTTAGATGATTTAATTATTTTAATTACTTCATCTATATTTTCAACAGCAATTTTTAGCCCTTCTAAGATATGCATTCTATCTTTAGCTTTATTTAAATCAAATCTTAACCTTCTAGTAACAACATTTTCTTGGTGCTTTAAATAAACTTCTAAGGCATACTTAATGTTTAATAATTTAGGCTCGCCATCAACTAATGCTACGAAATTAACATTGTAATTTGACTGAAGCGGAGTTTGCCTATAAAGCTTATTTAATATGATTTCTGGAACTTCACCCTTTTTAATATCAATGATTATTCTGATACCATTTCTGTTTGATTCATCACGTAAATCAGCTATACCTTCAATGGTTTTGTCTTTCATTAATTGAGCAATTTTCTCAATAATTAAAGTTTTCTTTATTTCATATGGTATTTCCGAAACAATAATTCTGCTTTTACCATTTTGCAAGTGTTCAATTTTAGCAATTGATCTTACTGAAATAGAGCCTTTACCAGTTTCATAGGCCTCTTTAATTCCTTTTGTGCCCATGATCATAGCGCCAGTTGGAAAGTCTGGCCCAGGAAGAAACTCCATAATTTCACTTATGCTAATTTCTGGATTTTTAGCTAAAGCTATTGTTGCATCAATAGTTTCAGCTAAATTATGTGGAGGAATGCTTGTAGCCATACCAACAGCGATTCCTGAGCCACCAGAAACTAATAAATTTGGAAAACGCGAAGGAAGAACTGATGGCTCCTTTTCAGTTGCATCATAATTATCGACAAAATCAACAGTGTCTTTTTTAATGCCTTCTAACATTAAAGCAGCAACTTTAGACATTCTAGCTTCTGTATAACGCATGGCAGCAGCTTGATCGCCATCAATCGAACCAAAGTTACCATGGCTATCAATTAAAGGATATCTCATAGAAAAATCCTGAGCCATACGCACCATAGCTTCATAAACAGATGAATCACCATGTGGGTGATATTTACCCAAAACGTCTCCGACAATTCTAGCGCTCTTACGATGTTGTGTACCACTTGTGATGCCTAATTCACTCATATCATAAAGTATTCTTCTATGAACAGGTTTTAATCCATCTCTAGCATCAGGCAAAGCACGAGAAACAATAACGCTCATTGCATAATCTAAAAACGAGACTTTCATCTCTTTTGAGATTTGCATTGGAATTATTCCGTCTTGCTCAGTTTCAACTAATTTTGGCTCAACTTTATATTCTGGCTTATTTTGTGGAATATCTTCTTCATCTTCATCATTATTTTTGTTGTCTTTTGGCTTTTTGAAGGCTATAAAAAGTTCATCTGAAGAATCATTTTCTTCATCATAAGTTTCTTCATTTAATTTGTCACTATCATTGATTAATTTTTCTTTTTCATCATCATTTATTTTAGCCATAAGTAATTCTCTCCTTTATATTAAAAAAGGCGTAATATTATAAATATAATATTAATTTTACCAAAAATAGCACTTTTTTGCATTATAAACTAAGCAAAATTTAGTGAGCTTATAATATTGATTTGTACTGTTACTAAAACATTTTGATTTTTAAGCATTTTTAAATTATTTGATTATATTTCGCTGAATAAATATTATTACATTTTTTGCTGTTTAATACTATGAAACAGGCTAATTAGTATAAATTAACAATAAGAAATTTTGTATTCAATTTTTGAACTATTTTTTAGAATAAGTAAAAGATTTAACTTTTCTATATAAAACTTATATGTTGGTTTAATTTTACATTTATTTTTTAACATACTGCTGTATTTAGTATCAAAGTCATAAGTTAAGAATTGCATACTTCTTTCCTTTTCATTATAGTAAACAGGCGATTTATGAATCATTTAGTAAAGTGAACTTTTTAGGGAAAAAAACGGCTATTTTCCTAACTTTTTCTTGTGTTTTTACTCTTGAATATTTTGCACTGACAAGCGAAAAATAAATTTTTATTGCAATTAGATTTAACCCATTTTTTTATGTTTAAATTTAAATTTTATAAAGGAATTTTTATTCTCATGATATTTGTGATGTTCTAAGCAAAAATTTAATATTGCACTGGAGCAAAAAACACCAGCGGTTTGCTGATGCTTTTTTCTAGAGGCAAAAATACATAATAAACATTTATTTTCTATTGAATACAAAACCATTTTCCTAGCAATGTGTATTAATTGCCTATATTAGATTACATAATTTCTTCTATACAAACATTTTCTCTAGTAATGTGTTTTTGATATTTTTAAGACTGTTAAGCTTACGCTGATGAAGGGTGATTAGGGAGTCTAGATGAGAAAATAGATTAGCAATTTTGTTTTGTTCCTGTAAAACAGGCAGATTCAACAAATTATCTTCAAATTGCTTCAAATTAAGAGTATCTCTAACAGACTTATTAGAATTGTTGGCAACAATTTCATTGAAACATTCGCTTTTAAATCATAAATAAATCAAATCAGGATTACTATTAGCAGAAACCTTAAAAACTTCATAAATTGGGCTAACTAAGCCATTTATAGTGTTTTTAAACAATGCAATAGACCCCACATTGATTCTTGAAGGATTATAGGCAAACATGTCAAAAGAAATAATTAATGAATTTTTCTTGTCTGCATAAACGGCCTTGCCGCCATCATCGAAAAATTCTTTTTGATCCACAAATCCTTCTTTATTAGACACTGAATAGCCAATTAAAGCTAAATTTTTGTCATTTTTTTGCCTATAAGGCAATAAAATATCCCTTGCTTTCCACTGTTCTCAAGCGTTAGTAAATTCTTTAAATCTTATGCTTGGAAATTGAGATTTTTCATAACAAAACATCTTATCAAGCAGTCTATTTTTAAGATTTTTTAAGCTAGAAAGCTTACGCTGATGAAGGGTGATTAGGGAGTCTAGGTGAGAAAATAGGGATGAT
This sequence is a window from Mycoplasmopsis agalactiae PG2. Protein-coding genes within it:
- the gyrA gene encoding DNA gyrase subunit A; amino-acid sequence: MAKINDDEKEKLINDSDKLNEETYDEENDSSDELFIAFKKPKDNKNNDEDEEDIPQNKPEYKVEPKLVETEQDGIIPMQISKEMKVSFLDYAMSVIVSRALPDARDGLKPVHRRILYDMSELGITSGTQHRKSARIVGDVLGKYHPHGDSSVYEAMVRMAQDFSMRYPLIDSHGNFGSIDGDQAAAMRYTEARMSKVAALMLEGIKKDTVDFVDNYDATEKEPSVLPSRFPNLLVSGGSGIAVGMATSIPPHNLAETIDATIALAKNPEISISEIMEFLPGPDFPTGAMIMGTKGIKEAYETGKGSISVRSIAKIEHLQNGKSRIIVSEIPYEIKKTLIIEKIAQLMKDKTIEGIADLRDESNRNGIRIIIDIKKGEVPEIILNKLYRQTPLQSNYNVNFVALVDGEPKLLNIKYALEVYLKHQENVVTRRLRFDLNKAKDRMHILEGLKIAVENIDEVIKIIKSSKTDQDAQSNLSTRFDLSEKQTKAIVDMRLGRLTGLAVDSMIEEMQNLAAEIERITNILANRDLLIELIIDELTEIKNKYADERRTVIDKNISASINDEDLISKRDIVITTSTKGYVKRIDLEEYKTQRRGGVGITTMKTYNDDDISSIITTTTHTDLLIFTNHGRVYRIRAHEIPELNRQSKGTSFINIIPRLKVDEGEKVISMLAVDEYSDDKYLFTATKLGIIKKTSLSEFQIININGKRAFNLKEEDELIRASIIDDDELILLANSKQRIVKFHSNEFRALSRIATGVKGITLAEDETCISASSSSEGELILTIGKNGFGKITHHSLFRLVHRGGKGVIGINSDKAGNLVFARFVNPHDEILMITTSGLTIRIPIKDINETGRATKGVKLINLKKKEQIQAVEIVKLESDSTLDETIEDEKFIDDIKNQTKEILLDKGDINEETIEIDID
- a CDS encoding restriction endonuclease subunit S; the encoded protein is MSEKLLFPKIRFKEFTNTWEQEKFANIYQFASEGGTPSTSIKKYYENGTIPFIKVEDTVNKYIENGKYFITENGLINSSAWLVPENSIIFTNGATIGNVAINKIKTATKQGILGIIPKQKYDVEFIYYLLSSKNFQNEVNRKITIGTFAMITLSNLDKIKVNLPNYDIERAKISSLFSHLDSLITLHQRKLSSLKNLKNRLLDKMFCYEKSQFPSIRFKEFTNAWEQWKARDILLPYRQKNDKNLALIGYSVSNKEGFVDQKEFFDDGGKAVYADKKNSLIISFDMFAYNPSRINVGSIALFKNTINGLVSPIYEVFKVSANSNPDLIYLWFKSECFNEIVANNSNKSVRDTLNLKQFEDNLLNLPVLQEQNKIANLFSHLDSLITLHQRKLNSLKNIKNTLLEKMFV